Proteins from a single region of Gambusia affinis linkage group LG12, SWU_Gaff_1.0, whole genome shotgun sequence:
- the atpsckmt gene encoding ATP synthase subunit C lysine N-methyltransferase: MSQHELVLDTGQGNAAFSEGRRRRSRLGLVVTGVVGGSLVALYAVAAPFVAPALRRVCLPFVPATTAQVENVLRVLRTRTGTLVDIGSGDGRIVIAAAKCGFQASGLELNPWLVWYSRYKAWREGVHRSTSFHISDLWKASFAQYSNVVIFGVPQMMDQLEVKLANELPSSAKVVACRFPFPTWVPESTEGEGIDTVWVYDAKIFHSDLHRKTDKTLLEQKKSHPHS, translated from the exons atgTCACAACATGAACTGGTTCTGGACACTGGACAGGGCAACGCAGCTTTCAGCGAGGGGAGACGGAGAAGAAGTCGACTCGGGCTGGTCGTCACCGGGGTTGTTGGAGGGTCGCTGGTCGCTCTTTACGCGGTGGCCGCTCCGTTTGTTGCCCCTGCCCTCAGAAGAGTCTGCCTCCCGTTTGTTCCAGCCACCACGGCTCAGGTGGAGAACGTCCTCAGGGTGCTGCGGACCAGAACGGGAACTCTGGTGGACATCGGAAGCGGAGATGGACGGATA gtgatAGCAGCTGCAAAGTGTGGATTTCAGGCTTCTGGTTTGGAGCTGAACCCTTGGTTGGTTTGGTATTCTCGCTACAAAGCCTGGAGAGAAGGCGTCCACCGCTCCACCTCCTTTCACATCTCAGATTTGTGGAAG GCTAGCTTTGCTCAGTATTccaatgttgttatttttggagTTCCTCAAATG ATGGATCAGCTAGAGGTCAAGCTGGCAAATGAGCTGCCAAGTTCAGCCAAGGTGGTCGCCTGCCGCTTCCCCTTTCCCACATGGGTCCCGGAAAGCACTGAGGGGGAAGGCATAGACACCGTGTGGGTGTATGACGCCAAAATATTTCACTCAGATctgcacagaaaaacagacaaaacgttgttagaacaaaaaaaatcacatccaCACTCATGA